From a region of the Fischerella sp. JS2 genome:
- a CDS encoding Crp/Fnr family transcriptional regulator encodes MLVNQLLLALPESEFQRLAPHLEEVSLSLGQVLYEAGENIKHVYFPNRAMVSLIAVLEDGSTTEVGMVGSNGVVGYPAFLGGDLTTTRTIVQVAGTAMKIDAKILKREFYRGGVLQRQLLLYTQALLTQISQTAACNRHHSLEARLARWLLTAQDHTASDTIQVTQEFIAELLGTRRSGVTVAAGLLQQAGIIRYSRGRITILNRLALEATACECYGFIRKEFDRLLNEEQK; translated from the coding sequence GTGCTAGTTAATCAGCTACTGCTGGCTTTACCAGAGTCGGAGTTCCAACGCCTTGCTCCCCATCTAGAAGAGGTGTCACTTTCCCTTGGTCAAGTTCTTTATGAAGCAGGGGAAAATATTAAGCATGTCTATTTCCCGAATCGAGCAATGGTGTCTTTAATAGCTGTCCTTGAAGATGGTTCGACAACAGAAGTTGGTATGGTGGGTAGCAATGGAGTTGTAGGCTATCCCGCATTTTTAGGAGGCGACCTCACAACAACTCGCACAATCGTGCAAGTGGCTGGTACTGCCATGAAAATAGATGCCAAGATCCTCAAACGGGAATTTTATCGTGGTGGAGTTCTGCAAAGGCAATTACTACTATATACCCAGGCCTTACTTACCCAAATTAGTCAAACGGCTGCCTGCAACCGTCATCATTCCTTAGAAGCACGACTTGCCCGTTGGCTGCTCACAGCCCAAGACCACACAGCTTCTGATACTATACAAGTCACTCAAGAGTTTATTGCTGAGTTATTAGGTACGCGACGCTCTGGTGTGACTGTGGCAGCTGGCTTATTGCAACAAGCAGGTATTATCCGCTACAGCCGAGGTCGGATTACGATTCTCAATCGCCTGGCTTTAGAGGCAACTGCTTGTGAGTGTTACGGTTTTATTAGAAAGGAATTTGATCGCTTGCTAAACGAAGAGCAAAAATAA